In Canis lupus dingo isolate Sandy chromosome 1, ASM325472v2, whole genome shotgun sequence, a single genomic region encodes these proteins:
- the MAS1 gene encoding proto-oncogene Mas, with protein MDELNVTSFVDEKSTNASTARNTSVGDLRREIPIVHWVIMSISPLGFVENGILLWFLCFRMRRNPFTVYITHLSIADISLLFCIFILSVDYALDYELSSGYYYTIVTLSVTFLFGYNTGLYLLTAISVERCLSVLYPIWYRCHRPKHQSAFVCALLWALSCLVTTMEYVMCIDSEGQSHSRSDCRAVIIFIAILSFLVFTPLMVVSSTILVIKIRKNTWTAHSSKLYIVIMVTIIIFLIFAMPMRLLYLLYYEYWSAFGNLHHISLLFSTINSSANPFIYFFVGSSRKKRFKESLKVVLTRAFKDEMQPRRQEDNGNTTTIETVV; from the coding sequence ATGGATGAGCTGAACGTGACGTCATTCGTTGATGAGAAGTCCACGAACGCCTCCACCGCCAGGAACACCTCGGTCGGGGACCTGCGTCGGGAAATCCCAATCGTGCACTGGGTAATTATGAGCATCTCCCCTCTGGGCTTTGTTGAAAACGGAATCCTCCTCTGGTTTCTCTGCTTCCGGATGAGAAGAAATCCCTTCACAGTCTACATCACCCACTTGTCTATTGCAGACATCTCATtgctcttctgtatttttattctgtCTGTCGACTATGCTTTAGATTATGAGCTCTCCTCTGGCTATTACTACACGATTGTCACATTATCAGTGACCTTCCTATTCGGTTACAACACGGGCCTCTATCTGTTGACGGCCATTAGTGTGGAGAGGTGCCTGTCTGTCCTGTACCCCATCTGGTACCGATGTCATCGCCCCAAGCACCAGTCAGCGTTTGTCTGTGCCCTCCTGTGGGCACTTTCGTGCTTGGTGACCACCATGGAATATGTCATGTGCATTGACAGTGAAGGGCAGAGTCACTCTCGAAGTGACTGCAGGGCGGTGATCATCTTCATAGCCATTCTGAGCTTCCTGGTCTTCACTCCTCTCATGGTGGTGTCCAGCACCATCCTGGTGATCAAGATCCGAAAGAACACGTGGACGGCCCATTCCTCGAAGCTGTACATAGTCATCATGGTCACCATCATCATATTCCTCATTTTCGCCATGCCCATGAGGCTCCTGTACCTGCTGTATTACGAGTACTGGTCAGCCTTTGGGAACTTGCaccatatttctcttcttttctccacgATCAACAGCAGCGCCAAcccttttatttacttcttcGTGGGCAGCAGCAGGAAGAAGCGTTTCAAGGAGTCCTTAAAAGTAGTTCTGACCAGGGCTTTCAAAGATGAAATGCAACCCAGGCGCCAGGAAGACAATGGCAACACCACCACGATTGAGACTGTGGTCTGA